In one window of Methanomassiliicoccales archaeon DNA:
- the msrB gene encoding peptide-methionine (R)-S-oxide reductase MsrB — protein MIHEVEKTEEEWRKILTRKQYHVLREKGTEFAFANEYWNNKKKGKYQCAGCGNLLFSSEDKYDSGTGWPSFSKPVSEEKVEYETDIALGMERTEVHCSRCGGHLGHVFDDGPKPTGRRFCMNSTSLKFEEDK, from the coding sequence ATGATCCACGAGGTAGAGAAGACGGAGGAGGAGTGGCGGAAGATACTAACGAGGAAGCAATACCATGTCCTCAGGGAGAAGGGAACCGAATTCGCGTTCGCTAATGAGTATTGGAACAACAAGAAAAAGGGAAAGTACCAGTGCGCGGGCTGCGGAAATCTCTTATTCTCTTCGGAGGACAAGTACGACTCGGGAACAGGTTGGCCCAGCTTCTCCAAGCCGGTCTCGGAGGAAAAAGTGGAATACGAGACCGATATCGCTCTGGGAATGGAGAGAACAGAGGTACACTGCTCGCGGTGCGGTGGCCATCTCGGTCACGTATTCGACGATGGGCCAAAACCTACAGGAAGAAGGTTCTGCATGAATTCAACATCGTTGAAATTCGAAGAGGATAAATAA